The nucleotide sequence TCTATTGCTTTGATTTATTATCCGACATTTTATCTTTGTCCCAAAACTGAAAGAACTCGAACGTTTGTttcgtatttttatttcaaaacatcaaCAATATAAATAGCTTTTcataaagtacaagctttagaCTTTTGGATACGCGCAAGTGCTGGATTAACATGTGCTCAAAGTGAAAGTAgacaattaatatataaaatcatgatatttaacaacaacaatggtTCGTCAGTCTTTAACTATAAAATTGAATCAACGTGTTAAAATCTCGAACTAAAACTTATGTTAGAAGAAAAGTCAAAGGGAAGCCAGACACTCAACAATCacaatgcaaaaataaacatttgtttcgcgaatttgaaaataaataaactaaaaccaaggtatgctattgtttttatcccttaaaattaaatatatcccGAAATTCAAAGCATACAATCGCCATTGAGTGTCTTGGTTTGAGTATGTGGAAAACCctatttaatgtgtattttagttcaaaaacattattttgactCATATTCCATTCATTTgcagattttaacaaatttgaagaCATTTTTGCCTCTACTATAGACTGCACAACCTTTAAAACCAGATTCAAAGTTTAAAACGCACAATGACATGAGAACAATGATACTTTTTGgggataaaaatactttttgcaCAGACTACCCCAAAAATGCTactaaaatgttagaaaaatgtGTCGATCACAAAGGAatgttttcgtttatttttgtAAGGTAACCCCtaacatttgttgaaaaacaaattttctttttcacaatttaaattttgctTGACACATGAGCAAGTATCCGTTCCTTTTACAGTTCATATACAAGCCACCAAGTACAGCATCAAATATATTCGATTGCTCGTAGTATTCAGCCAATCACAATCAATGGTGTAATTTACTTCTTCCCGAAGTGATGGAAAATTCCACCAAGCGCCTCACAGCAGGGCTCACAACAGCAGGAGACGCATACACGTATCACCTTCGTACACACGGCACAGTTCAGCTCGCAGTATTTCAATGAGGGTGTGATAAACCAGACGTGGTAGAAGGCGATCTCGGCGAAGGCACAGCCCCACTCGGCAGCGACACAAATACCACAGAGAATGGTTGCAATTTTGTAGCAGAGTCCGAGCCAGCAGTTGAAACAGGTGTAAGCGAGCTTCCAAACGCAGTCAATCGAATGTGCCCCTTCCGGTTCACCTAGTACGTCTTCGAATGTGACctgaaaagaaataagaaaacacgttttatgcatttatcgatggtttatattaaataataattaaacacaaaataaaatacagtcgaaactcgttatgtcgactttgtcGGGACGTAGGAAAAAATCGAGATAACCAACATTCGACACATCGAATGTTGTATTGAAACACACACAAAAGCAAAGGCATTTTGTTGAAAGTTTAACACAGAttgtataattcattttttcccTAAATCAATAATACTTATCGCTTCCTCCATTCATTTCTAAGTGCATTGATTTAGTACAAAATAGAGGAGCAGGTACCATGCATCATTCGAAACATACGCACTTGTGcgttttataatgttttcttgtttgttatgCGACCTcattattaaacatgtaaatagtGTATTCAGTATCAAAACATGtagaaatgaaaacatattttgttttgggGTGCTCTTTCGGCGACTGAAACATTTGCTTAGCCATTAATCACAAAGGTCTACGCAGCCGTCTTGATTAGATTACTACACATCTGGCccaaatttttcaaaacatcgtaagtcccttataacaggataaaTCTAAGC is from Mya arenaria isolate MELC-2E11 chromosome 9, ASM2691426v1 and encodes:
- the LOC128246004 gene encoding caveolin-1-like — translated: MADSLDLTNRDPNNLNDHIKVTFEDVLGEPEGAHSIDCVWKLAYTCFNCWLGLCYKIATILCGICVAAEWGCAFAEIAFYHVWFITPSLKYCELNCAVCTKVIRVCVSCCCEPCCEALGGIFHHFGKK